The Leadbetterella byssophila DSM 17132 DNA window AAAGAGATAAGAAGACAGATTACAGCTGCAAATAGAGCCACGGCTTCGATTAGGGCAGCGATGATGATCATCATAGTTTGGATTTTGCCGGAAGCTTCTGGCTGACGAGCCACACCTTCCATAGCGCTACCACCGATTTTACCGATACCAAGACCAGCACCGATAGCCGCTAAACCAGCTCCTAAACCTGCACCTAAAGCAATAAGACCTGAACCAGACTCTGCTACTGCTTGTAAAATAATGCTTAATAAAGACATAATTTTAGTTATTTTTTCCTTCCCCCTCAGAAAGAATGGTGTTTAATAGCCTCTTTATAGGGATTAAAGAGGAATATCTTAGTGGTGTTCTTCAACTGCAGATCCTATATACATGGAAGTAAGTAGGGTGAAGATCAATGCTTGTACGAAA harbors:
- the atpE gene encoding ATP synthase F0 subunit C; the encoded protein is MSLLSIILQAVAESGSGLIALGAGLGAGLAAIGAGLGIGKIGGSAMEGVARQPEASGKIQTMMIIIAALIEAVALFAAVICLLISFNI